The Verrucomicrobiota bacterium genome has a segment encoding these proteins:
- a CDS encoding helix-turn-helix transcriptional regulator, giving the protein MANLVSKTQRLPAAPFTEAEAWRDTGGGWQPLFGSFRGTGFSIEWHDFFAKREFDWAASFHPGSVELCLNLDGHGFVEGPVARAEFAPGTAGFYHRKDEPLTARRSANQQHQFLTVEFSCPFLAKHLAGTEAMLHPIVRAAVENCPCQLVSGNTVRLTASQQYLISALRQPPVYAAAQPLWYQCKALELAVTFLLQPPPEREMFCTRQKRLAQERVEQVIFLLKQNLAEPPTLEELGKKIGCSHFYLSRIFSNHTGQTITQYLRQLRMDKAADWLRSREHNVTEVALEVGYSSLSHFSAVFHETFGCCPGLFPLTTPSQRLARRKR; this is encoded by the coding sequence ATGGCGAATCTTGTCTCCAAAACTCAACGCCTGCCCGCCGCGCCTTTCACCGAAGCCGAGGCGTGGCGTGATACGGGCGGTGGCTGGCAGCCGTTGTTCGGCAGCTTTCGCGGCACAGGCTTCAGCATCGAGTGGCATGATTTTTTTGCGAAACGCGAATTCGATTGGGCGGCGAGTTTTCATCCCGGCTCCGTTGAGCTTTGTCTGAATCTGGACGGCCACGGGTTTGTGGAGGGGCCAGTAGCGCGAGCGGAGTTCGCGCCGGGCACGGCGGGATTTTATCATCGCAAGGACGAACCACTCACAGCCAGGCGATCCGCGAACCAGCAACATCAGTTTCTCACGGTGGAGTTTTCGTGCCCGTTTCTGGCAAAGCATCTGGCAGGAACCGAAGCCATGCTGCATCCGATTGTCCGCGCGGCGGTGGAGAATTGTCCGTGCCAGTTGGTGTCGGGAAATACCGTTCGGCTCACGGCCAGCCAGCAGTACCTCATCTCGGCTTTGCGACAGCCGCCGGTTTATGCCGCTGCGCAGCCGCTCTGGTATCAGTGCAAGGCGTTGGAACTGGCGGTGACGTTTCTGCTCCAGCCGCCGCCGGAGAGGGAAATGTTCTGCACGCGGCAAAAGCGGCTCGCTCAGGAACGCGTTGAACAGGTCATCTTTTTGCTGAAACAGAATCTCGCCGAGCCGCCGACACTGGAGGAATTGGGGAAGAAGATCGGCTGCAGCCATTTTTATCTGAGCCGCATTTTTTCCAACCACACAGGCCAGACCATCACGCAATACTTGCGGCAGTTGCGCATGGATAAGGCGGCTGACTGGCTGCGGTCGCGCGAACACAACGTGACCGAGGTGGCGCTCGAAGTGGGCTACTCCAGCCTGAGTCATTTCAGCGCGGTGTTTCATGAAACGTTTGGCTGCTGCCCCGGTTTGTTCCCGCTCACCACACCGTCGCAGCGATTGGCGAGACGTAAGAGATGA